The genomic stretch CACTGGAATTAACTGTATACAGCTGCAAGTGTCCACAGGGTTAGCGCCAGAGCAGATCTTTATGGAGGTAAATGTCACCAAGAAATGGGAATTAGTTTTACAAACCCTCCAAGAGCTGAAACAAATGACATTGGGTAAGTGTAAAAATCTGCCCAGGAAGATTGCTCTGCAGAAATGAGAGCACATCTGCTTTGGCAGCAGCATGGTCCTGATTGTCCTGAGAGGAAAGGGGCAGGTTTCAGAAATGTGATTTCCCACGTTTCCAAATGCAGGGCTTTTGCATTCCCTGCAGTCATCACTTCTAATGTGTATTTTAAACCCATTTGCACTGGTCATAGGAGGAGCCTAAGAAACATTTGCTGCTGGACCTTCTTCTGCTTTAAGCAATCTTGCTCTGAATAATGTAAGTATGAACACTTTATTTGGGTGAATAGTCTGATGATGCAGTCCATGAGACTGAAAATAATTCAGCTGTACATtgtctttttgtgtgtgttgttGCTCACTGTACTAGCTTCTAGATGGGGTTTGCCATTCCAGGGTGCAGGTCAGCCACCAGGAGGGCAGAAATCCGCCTTCCCTCCTCTTGCAGGAGGCCTGGGCAGGTTGCAGTTGAGATTCACTGAGGATTACCTGATCTCAGTGAGCAAGACTCACACCTTGGTCTCTATCCACCTGTGGGTTTTACTGCCTGAAGACCAGGGGAGGTACAAAGAGGGCTATGTGTCCCCCCTATGCActtttgaaaaggaaaggaggaaatggGAGAACATGTGGGAAAagtggggaaggggaagagaaggagtAAAATACTTTCTGACCAGTGGCAGAGAAGCCATCTCATCTTGAAATGGAATTGAATGCAGAGTTAGACTGTTGAGTACAGTTAAACTGAGGattgacccatgtgctttgtgTGCTTTCAAAATGTCTCTGGCTGTAATGATAGAGGAGGCTTTTTGCAAGTGTGCTCTCCCCCCTTTTATAGCACATTTTCTGTAACACTAATATGTGCTTGACCTCGAGTTGCTGCCTTGGCCCTTAACCAGGCTGAggggggaggaaaggaggaTGGGGGAAAATATGCATAAAGATACGGGGGTAAGTTcagtttgttttcctctgaaagCTTTGACACTTGCTTAGAGCAGATTCATTTTCAGGGCTTCCTACATTCCTGCTATTGTACAGTAAGTGTTTCAGACCGGTGTGCCTGTGTTTCCGACTCCTGTGAAGTCCCCTTTGCTGCAGGGCGTGCCTCGAACCGCTTCAAAAGAACCAACttctacaaaagaaaaaaagaaactcaaGTAGGCTTGAACATacaaagagagggagaagggaaagtgAAAAGGGCTGGGCAGTGTTGAATACAAAATGAGTTCAGCCAGCCCCAGGAGTTCTTCATCACTTACATTTATCTTATTCTGGGAGAGCAGAGCTAAACCCAGTGCTGACATAAACCACCCTTTGCCTTTGACTTTGACTTTGACTCTgagtgtgtgcacacacagcagCTACAGGCATACAGAGAGTACTGGATTTCAGTGAaacatttttcctcctctgagcagtggtgctggtggggaaaatggctttttgtgtgtgtcctTTCAAAGGCAAACTGTGGAGTGAGTCTCAGATGCCTCCAGTTTCAAAGCATGCATGCGCTCACAAAACACGCGCTTGAAAAATAAGCAGCTGTTAGTGTTTCCCAGCCGGGAAGTTTTCCCGTCCAAGGAGCACGCTGAGGTGTTAGGCTGATCTCCCCAGTGCTCCATACAGTTACTGAGGTACTGCTAAGGGAAGTCCCCAGCACCAGACAGCAGCCCTCGGCTATCCAGAGGCCTGGGCATCAGCCACCTTGCATCCACATGTGAGGCTAATGGGATGCTGCTcccctctgtgcccagagtCCAGTGGGTGGTTTGTGGGACAGAGGATTGCACCTGCTGTCAAGGAGGCCCAACAGCCACACAGCCCACCAGCCTGGAGGGAGGTGTTTGAGACTTCAGCACTGCACCAGCCTGGCTCTCCCCATGCTGGGAGCTTGCTAAGCTTCTGGAAAAGCGTGTCAGTGGCTGCTGCTTAGCAAAGCTCATGCTCATTTCCAAGCTTTGGCCCGCGGTCCTCGCAAGGAACAGCTCACAGCTGTGGCACCCGGCGCCCAAACGGAGAACACGGAGGCTTAACCCTGGGGAGGAGAgcgcagcagggctgctggcaAAGCACACCTGTGCCACGGGGATCCATGGAGAGAGCACGTGGTGCCTGCAGACTGAAGAAGGCGGGGGCTGAGACTTTAGCCGGCAAACAGCACCATGCAGCCCAGTGCAGAGGACTTTTCCTCCTCTTAGTGATGGAAGCATTTATtgaagcggggggggggggggggggggcggtgttAAACAATAGCAGGGTATAAAAGTTGTTACCAGATACAAATAGATGGTCTGGCAACTATACAGAAACAAGGTATTAACTTCTTCTCCTTGCCACCTTTCTTACCGAGTAAACACTTTCATTTTGGCCAGAAATTGACAACTTGTTTTGGGGGAATCCAGCAGCTTTTGCCTTTGGAGCATAATTGccggggaaaaaaagaacagtggAGGTTTCCCTCAGTTTGATTTTAAAGAAAGCAAACCATCAGCATCGTGTTTCCTCAATACCATCCAGTTGTTTGTGGAAGGTGAGCCCCAGGAGCCTGCCTTGCAACAAGCGTTCCCAGCCAGCTTCCTAAACTTGTGAGGCTGCTCATTCCATGTCACTGCCGCTCTGCTTTGAGCTGCTGGGCTCCCTCGCTCCCTCCTTGGCTTGCGAGTTATTCACTTTTGAAAAAACATATCTACCTCATACTGTGCCCATCACTTTGTTCTCCACACGCCTATTCACACGGGCAAACCTccacttctcctctccaggcaggCGGCGGTGGCGGGAGGGGAGGCAGCGCGGAAGGGAAGTTAAGATGCGTGCACGGAGCTATTTCCCTCTCCACCACCTTTGGCCAGCTATTGTTGGCCCAACAAAAGGACTCGCTCGCGGGGGATCGGGACCCTGCCGAAAACGTGGCAGCTCCGGGGGCAGTGTGCTGTCCCGGCTCAAACGCCACCGCTTCTCACCTACTCGGTCCTGCGTGGGCTTCCCGCGTGTCCCCGGCATTAATCGCTCTAAAACCGAGGGCATTCCCTCGGCGGCTCCGCAGCCGAACCCCCGCACAGCGGCGCCGCGCTCCCTGCACCGCCGCCCGCACGGGCTCGGGCGGGCAGCGCTCCGAACCGACAGCCCGGGCAGGGTCGCTGCGGCCGCAGTGAGAGCCGGACGCACCGACGGCTACTCGCGCCCGGCGCGGGGAGGCCACGGCGGGCAATTACCGGAGCCTCCGAGGTTTGGCCAGCGGCGGCTATATGGAAAAGCATGTTTCCCCAGGCGGGCGCGACGGAGCGTCCTCACAGAATGCGGCGGCGGGGACGGCGCGGTGCCACGGGGTGTCGGTTCCTTCTGTCGGCAGAGCCGCCCGCCGCTGCGCGGTGCGGGGCGCCGCGCCGTCGGGGCTCTTCCCGACACCCCGCGTTCGGCAGGCCCGCTGCCCGGTGCGGGGCTCTCCCCGGCCCCCCGTTCGGCAGGCCCGCTGCCCGGTGCGGGGCTCTCCCCGGCCCCCCGTTCGGCAGGCCCGCTGCTGCCCGGCGCGGGGCGGACGCGCCGTCGGGGCGCTCCCGGGCACCCCCACCCAGTTCCGCCCCGCCGCGCGCGGGGAGCCCGCCCGGCGCGCGCCtgcccggggcggggcggggcggggccgcgcgtgCCGCCGGCCCGGGCTCAcccctcccgcccccccccccccccccccgcccgccgcctccGCTCCCCCCGCGCGCCATTGGCTCCCCGCacgcgccggccccgcgctcgCGCGCGCCATTGGCCGCGCCGACACGCGACCGGCGCGAGTGGAGGGCGTGCGGCGGGAGGGGTGGGGCgcgagggaggggaggggggggagggggccgcgggggcgggggggacccCGGCGCGTGCCGCTCCTTAAAGGGGGGCGCGGGCCCGGCCGACACCGGAGCCGTCGGGGCGCCACGCGCGAGGCGGGGGCTGCGCGCGGCCCCATGGGCGCGCGGCGATAGAGCCATGAGCTTGCCGTGGGCAGAGCGCGCCCGGGagccgccggggccgcccgaGCCGCCGCCGGGCCCGGAGCAGAGCGGGTGCGGCGGCTTCGCGCCGGGCTCGTGGCTCGGCGTGTGCTGCGCCGCCCGCCtgcccgccgccgcctcgccgcgCTACCTGCTGCCcggggaggacgaggaggcggcggcggcggcggcggagggcggcgcggcgcggggcggcgggagcagccccggcggggcgcggggcggcgggcggccgcggggcggcggcggcggcggccccgggctGCGGGCGCAGGTGAGCGGCGTGCAGAAGCAGCGGCGGCTGGCGGCCAACgcgcgggagcggcggcggatGCACGGGCTGAACCACGCCTTCGACCAGCTGCGCAATGTCATCCCCTCCTTCAACAACGACAAGAAGCTCTCCAAGTACGAGACGCTGCAGATGGCTCAGATCTACATCAGCGCCCTGGCCGAGCtactgcacggccccgccgcccctcccGACGCCCCCGGCAAGGCCGAGCACCGCGGGGCCCCCTTCGAGCCGCCCTGCGCCGCCGCAGGGGCTGGAGCGCCGCCGGGGCCAccggcgccgccgccggggccgcccaGAGCGTCGCCCCCCGGGCACGGCAGGACTCGCTTCCCCCCTCCGCCGGCCGCGGGGGGCTATTCGGTGCAGCTCGACCCGCTGCACTTCTCCTTTGCGGAGGGCGCCCTGATGGGACAGAGAGCCCCTTCCCCCGCCCTCCTCATGCCGCAGCCCGGGCAGCCGCCGCAGGAGAGGAGCAAGACGTCACCCCGGTCCCACAGGAGCGACGGGGAGTTCTCGCCCCGCTCCCACTACAGCGATTCGGATGAGGCCAGCTAAGGCAGGGGTGTCGTCCCTGGCACCCCCCCAGGGCCGCCCCTCGAAGCACAGACTCCGCCGTGGGGTGAGCAGCCGAACGCGGTGCCGCCACGGACGGCATCGGCTCCCCTCGGTCGCTTTGAAATCCACCCCTTCGTCTCCCACCCCGGCAGCCCCTGGTTTGTCCAGGGGGGATGGCTGTTAGCGAGTGACTGTACCCGCCCTGTCTGTCAGGGTcggttggtttgttttcatttttagttAAACACTTCGAAAGTTTCTTTCGCCTAGAAGTCGTTGCCGTTCCCTCCTGCCAACACGCCACCTCGCAGCGCGGAGCCTGGCTCGCCCCGTCGGCGAGCAGGTGATGCGCAGGGAGAAAGCCTGGCCCCGCTGCCGGGGGTGCCGCGGTGCCGCCGGCGCCATCCCCACCCGGCCGTGAACCCGCCCTGACACCCCCGTCTTCCAGGACACCGATCCTGCCGTGGGTCGTATTGCTGtggaaacacacacacacacacacaaagtcaATAACGCACCGTCTTAACCGGTAAATAGCGGAGAAAATTTGGATGTTCCTTAGAGCACCATGTCGGCGTCTTTTGTGGGGGAAACTTGGCGCAAGCACTTTATCAGCGGCTGGAGATGCAGTTTCAAGAGGAAAGCTACTAACTGCCAATTGGAGACCAATATTTAATTAAGCCACTTAATCCTAACGCTCTCTTAAAAACGAAAACAGTTTTGTCGTGTCAAACTTTTATGTCCGTTTTATCTTCCTTTTGTGGTAATAGGAAACGTATTTATTATGCAGTGTTTGCAAttctttctgcttctctcttttttttaagaaaaattcttTTCTACGACAAGAATcgtttattttgattttagcAAAGCCAGCTGCCattgttttatgtattttaattttaaaaattttttgaaATCAAATAAacgtgggaaaaaaaaaaaccaaaaaaaaaaaaaaaaaaaaaaaaaaaaacaaaaaccaaccaaaacaaaatcagcCTCAAAGCGTGGTCGGGTTCAACTTCTCCCCTCACTCTCCCCTCGCCGCGGTGGTGTGAAACTCCGCGGCGGTGGTGAGAGGTACAGAGGCGAGGGCGATACTCCGGGGAGCCGATGGGGCACCCAGGCTGCTCGCAGAGGGACGGGCGGaccccggggccggggcgggctcTGCCCCGCGTGGAGCAGCACTCCCTCCGCTCCCTGCACCGCCGGGACCGTGTCCCGTTTCCGTCCCGCAGTTCCCAGCGGAGCCGAGATAATTGCAACAAGTGCAGGGTAAGGAGCTTGTCGCTGCTCTGTAGCGCCTGTCCCCGCACAACCGCTCGAGTCAcatcattcccttcttcccacctcctcctctaGTCGGGGACGCGACCGGATCTCCCCACGGAGCCTCCTCTGTATCAGCCGAGCAAAAAGGGCCGGGAGCGGGCGGGGAAGCCGGCGGGGTTTTGGGGACACGCGAGCAGCGCCGCGGGTCGCCGGGGGATCAGGATGTGGCCCCTGGGCTCGAGCTAAACCCAGACGGGAATGGGGGATTGGCTGATGCTTAGCCCAGCCTGCGCGTGACACCAGACCCGGGGCTAAACCGGAGCCGTGTCGGTGCCGAGGTCCCGCTGGGTTCAgcaggtgacactgggaggGGGTGTCGGAGAGGTGATCAGTTAACCAGGCGCCGCCGGGGAGCGGCTCCCGCGGGATCGAAGCCCGTGAGGGTGTCGCTTTCCCCTGCAGAAACAGGGCACCTGCCCCCCCGGTAACCCCAGGCTgtcgccctgccctgcccgccgCCAGCacccgcggccgccggccgtacCTGCCGAAAGGGGGTACGGTCCCACAGGGTGGAAAGTTTATCGGGAGGGTCATTTCCCTTCCTATTAAAACGCCTGCTTTGTCGGGGTAGGTCAGCTTTGGTTACCGGCACTGATTTCTGGGCTGTGGAAGCCCGTCTCGCATCTTAGGGGGCACGCGAGGGATCCCATAACGGGAGTGATGCGGCGGAGCACAAAACCACCGACTCTGGGgatgttgttttgtttatttggtttaGTTTGGGGATGTACTCGGCGCGAGTgaagcggcggccgccgccgtgACGGAGGGGCAGCACCCGCGGAGGGGTCCCGGCCGTGGGTTGAAGGGGTGCGTGCAGCCTCTCgccgccccgccgtcccgggcGCTGCCTCTGCGGCTGCGAACACGCGAGGTGGTGGAAAAGAGCGCACCAAAATCCTCCCCGCTCCCTCGGTcgggtcccttcccccgacaGACGAGCGCAGCGCATGGCGCGGCTGGTGCTCGTAGCCGCAGCGCAGCGCTCGCCCTCTGAGgggctttttcttcttcctttttttttttttttccttttttttcttttttttcttttttttaactcttcttTGAAAGAGATACCCAGCCGCATTCCCATTTTAAGGTTCAGCTATAGAGTTTGCATAACAACCgcttggcagcccccctctctTGCACTCCGTTAACAAGCTGTAACGTATAGCTGCAGGTTGCTATAATCTCATTAATATTTTGGAAACTTGAACATTGAGTATTTCAGACCGCTCATTCCCCATATGCCAGGCCACTCCCGCTATGCTGGCTGGTTCCTTTCTCTCCATTATTAGCAATTAGCTCCTACCTTCCAAAGTCAGCTCCAAGTATCCAAGATACTAGCAAAGGAATCAACTATGTGTTGCAAGCTAAGCATGCTTAATATctcccaaacaaacaaagagacAACATTTCTTTAAGTAATGAAGATGGATAAATCGCTTTATTGAGCTTGCGACAGTGTTTGTTTTGTATAGACTACCGCAAAGTTTTTTAACAAGAGCGGGGACGTGCACCAGCCCCTGGAAGCAGTCTCGCCCGGTTTGCTTCGTGGGGTTTTATCATCCTAAACAGGCTTTTATTTGAAAAGGGCGAGTCAGAAGCGCACTATCCGAGCGTTAAATTTTGGCTGAGCGCTAACTGTCCTCCGGGGTGTGCGAAACGACCGCGGCGGCTCGGGGGGCTTGGGGAGGCGGTCGCCTTTGTGCGAGGCTCACGGCGGCTCCGTTGACTTTTGAGCCTGGGTCGCCCGATGAAGAACGGCCGCGGGCTCCGGTGCGGGGCTCTGCCCGGCCGTCCCGGCGGCGGGGGTTTCGGGGGGACGGAGCGGGACGAGGCGCGGTggtggcggggccggggcgcatCTCTGCCGTGCAGCTCTCCGGCTGCTGTTTGCTCAACCTCTGGcctcggggagggaggaggaagggaagggggagaaagggttAAACCCAGCGAGGGGAGACCAGAAAAGCTCAGGAACCACGGGGGGGGTTAAGGGGAGAGCTGGCCGTGGGGCCAGTGTTTCTTAATTAGAGCGGGGCGGACAATGCTTTGGGGCGGACAATGaggggggggacgggggggctGGAGGGCGGAGGGGGGGTCTGGCCTCGCTCCCGGCCGCGGTGCGCCGTGTCTGGAGCGGAGCACGCGTTGTCAGCTGGTGAGCGCAGCGGCCTTTCAGGCGGCTCCCCAGGGAGCTGCGCGCCCGCGGTGAGCTCCATCGTCACCCCCTCCcctccatcatcatcatcatcggcctcctcctcctcctcggcggCCCCCCACCCCAGCCGAGCACAACAGCCAGCATTCAAGcccccttccctcccgcccCTCGCACAACAGCAGCGCAGTGGCAGCCACGCCACCTCCCAGCAACCAGCAGCACGCGAGGGCACCGCCGGGGCACCTGAAAGAGTCAAAGCCAAAGAAAGGGAgacaaaggaggagaaaaagataCGCAGGAACGGCCCAGCGTGTCTGCTCCGACAGTGCGGAGAGGCAGGCGCCCACAGAGGGACGGGCAAGCCCACGCGGAGGCCGGCACGGCCCGGCGTGCACACTCGTGGCCGCCTGCACACACGTGCACTCGCTCACAGGGGTCCGAGCCGCTGCAGCAGCGATGGACACACGCAGAAATCCCCCGCTCcgtgcaggagcagagggaagcgCCCTGGAAACTTTCCGCCCCGCAGCCCCGTCCCCGCGTGGGGCACCTCCCGGCTTGCGATTCTCTGTGTGCCCCTGACTCCCGCGGCCCCACCTCTGACACTGCCACCCACGGGCACCGATGCCG from Aphelocoma coerulescens isolate FSJ_1873_10779 chromosome 4, UR_Acoe_1.0, whole genome shotgun sequence encodes the following:
- the ATOH1 gene encoding transcription factor ATOH1, with translation MSLPWAERAREPPGPPEPPPGPEQSGCGGFAPGSWLGVCCAARLPAAASPRYLLPGEDEEAAAAAAEGGAARGGGSSPGGARGGGRPRGGGGGGPGLRAQVSGVQKQRRLAANARERRRMHGLNHAFDQLRNVIPSFNNDKKLSKYETLQMAQIYISALAELLHGPAAPPDAPGKAEHRGAPFEPPCAAAGAGAPPGPPAPPPGPPRASPPGHGRTRFPPPPAAGGYSVQLDPLHFSFAEGALMGQRAPSPALLMPQPGQPPQERSKTSPRSHRSDGEFSPRSHYSDSDEAS